The DNA region TGGTACAGGACACTTCCTTTACCTgtctgctgcttttgcttgtcTACAGTAACATACCTATCATAAATGATATTTATATACCAGTTTACAGAAGCACAAATGTAAAAAATATACTAAGCCAAACAGCAGCTGAATTCTTTTAGCATTCTTGACTTAGATTGTGGCCCTTGGATTCCTATTTTTATACAATTTTAACAATTTCTCATTTCACTTTTATCCAATGAAATTTGAAGCCTTATGCCAcaatgattactttttttttttcttctcctttataaGTGTTCCTAAAAATTGAAGCTCTGTCAGCTGTCCTTTAACTTCTGTCTGAGTAACAGTAATTGTTCTGTTCTGAAAGGTGCTTAAACCAGTATTTTGTTCTGGTGGTTTGACTCTCAGAAAAAATGATTGAATGAACACATCATCCAAAGGCAATGTTATATATCTTCGCTACATAAATGTTGCTAATAGCCATGTACCCTGTTCTCTGAAGTGCCTAGAAGAGAATCCTGTTACTCGCTAAATCAGAGTTTTAATTTTTGAGGAAATCATTTCACGTTTATGTGGTTTTGAATGTTTCAGAGATGCTGCACTCGCAACTTGTTCTCCTGGAACCTCAGCAGGAACCTGTGATTGTTGCAGAAAACTCAGAACAGGTAATGAATAATTAAGCAGCTGAAATAAGCCAAAACTAAAACAGGTCAAGGACTAGCCTTAAAACTGCTAAGCTGTTGTGACCTTTTTTAACAATCCTCTTTGGAAGGTTATTATTAACTGGATTAATGGTGAAAGACAGAAATAGCTTGCAAATACTGCTTGTAGCGTGTTCTTATCAGGCTGTATTTCCCTTTGTTGCTTGTGTGGAATTCTTGTCCTCCATCCACCCAATCCATGTTCATGCTATTTTTTCTCTTGTGAGTTAGTTTTTCAGCAAAGCCACAAGCTACTCTGAGGCAGGTCTTAGGAAATATGACTCCAAAGGCTTGGCAGTCATTATAGGATGCCTTTCAAACCCTACTCAATCCCACTGCTCTGATGGGGAATCTTGCAGACTGACCGGAGGAAGCCGAGTTCTCTCTGTCAAGCAGGAGACAAGTAGACTCTaggtttttttaatgctcttccaCTATGAACAGCTGCAGGTACAACTTCCATGCAATCTGTAGATGTTAAGAATGCAGGTTTAGACAcctgttgctttgctttttactCAGTTGGCAAGGAGATTGAGAACCGTTGCTTCTGCGTCTCTGCCTCTGTATCTATACTAAGAATTTGTTGTAGAATTGTTCTTTAGCTTACGGCAAAGTCTAGCCTCTCTCCAGACTTCTCTACTCTATTCCAACCTGCCAGCAGGGGAAAGAGGATGATGCAGTGTTTACCTCTtacatttattgctttttaaattggCTATTAATTTTAACATGAGGGTGGGGAATGATACATAATAATGTGCCGAAGCCAGTTTTCTTAAGTTTTTATTACTGCTAAGTCGTCATAGCAAAGGCTGACGTTTGGGACTCATGATGGAGATGGAGAAGGCATTTTGAATGAGTTCATCCTGTTTGACTTGAGACCCTTACACTCCAACTGCATATAGCTAAGGTGTAAGCTAGTGGATCAACAGGTAGacacgtgcgtgcacacacacacatgcacagattcTTTTCAAGGACAGGTATAAGCCTCTGAGCCGTTGTCTAGAGCCCCTGTATAGACAGTGGAGAGGAACGGGTTCTTTAGCATATGATTCACCTTGGCCAAGGTAGGTGTTTAAAATGGCTCAATGAAGCCAGCCCTAGAAGCATCCATTTCTATCACTTAATTATAAAAGGAGTCCAGATAAATAACCTGTATGTAAGCATTTACATTTGGACAAGTGAACATTGCCACTCATGCATCTGACCCATTACTTCAGGTCAAGATATGTATGAATCCAAACCCAATAGAGGGGTTTGGGTCATGTGCAGGGATTATCTGGATGCATCCTATCcatctcatgtgagtgcttagaGCTTGTTAAGGCAAAAGAGCTCTAGAACTTGGGGCTGGAGATTGTTTCTGTATGGTTGGGTGACTTGTTAGAGGTCTGTGCTTCCATCCTAGGTAGTGACAGCATGCATTAATTCTATTTGCCTAATTTTACTTTCATTCTCTCTACTGTTGGgcggattttttttatttatttttatttttatttgccagGGGGTAGCTTTCTTTAGAGGTTTTTCACTCTGTTGTCTTAGTTCTGACTCATTGTTCCTTTATGCTCCAGTTCAAACCCTTTCCTACAGAAGTGGTACTAACAGTTGTTTGTTGTAGTGACAGACAATGTGTTTTGGGAGCTAGTCTGGAATACTGCAAATCTTTATGGGTGCATGTTAACTTGTATGTGGACTTTTAGAATGAAAAacctaggagatgaaggcctAATTCTTGTATGGATGTCAACAGCAAACTAACCAATTTTCTGGGTTTTATTCAGCATCTTTGTGTGTGAGGGGAGAAGAGGTTTGTGTCTGTGAAATGGCAAAATCTGCTTCTGCTTTCCATAGTGTGCTCCATTTTCTTCTGCAgtgagttttttttcctgtctgacaGAGCAGCAGGAGATGTATAACAGCgtgtgtggtttctttttttgtttgttttgttttatggagCCTAGTGTAACTTTCCTACGGAGAGGGCAGGTTCTTtagctgctggagcaggggagcACATGATGCTGCACGCACaacttcccaccttctctgcttgGGTGATTCAGTGAGAAGTTACAAAGCTGTAGTTAGTCCCTTTGAAGCAGTGAAGATGGAAAAATAAGCATCTTGAGGTGGAAAGGGAGTTACTAGAATAGTTGCATTCCTTGATATCCTACAACTAATCTGATCTGAGATCCGTCTTAATCTCTTTGTTAATATCATAACCAAcgtttttatattttcattaggCATCAGAGTTGGGCCTAAAGTAGAGAGTGACAGTTTTTACTCAAAGTTTGACAGGGGAGCACATAGCTAAGATCACTGTCTTCTAATGTGAAGATCGTGGCTCAAAACTAAGTATGTTTTCTTCAACCAACAGACTCAGAATGCTGGATCTGAGGTGAAATTGCAAGACTTCCAGACTCCGGAAGATTCGGCCTCTTCTGTAGACTGCTTTTCTAGATCTAGAGGTAAGGACTCAGAATGAGGCATATTAACCACAAAATTGTGGGAGTTTGAGAACCTTCAGAGAAGAATCTGAGGTGGATATGGAGATTTGGAGAGAGGAGCTTTGAGGTCAGAAACTAAAGACGTACAGGAGGTAGTAAAGATGTACAGGAGGTAGAAGAGAAGATTCTAATGTATGATAGCGAGGTATAcatcagaagagaagagagaaaaagcgGTTCCTGAGATGATAAGGGGAGAAGAGTTTGAAGGGGAGAGTGTTTGTAGGTGCAGAGTCTGATGTGTAATACACAGAAAAGAATTACAGTAAGATGAAGAACTGTGTTTTGTTCCCCTTGGCAAACCAGTAAGATTTGGTGCCCCTGgaattgaaggggaaaaaaaaaaaaaaaaaaaaggaggtggggggggaggagggagaggagaaagaagacaaACTGGCTGGGTTACAGAGTCAACCTTTTGAAAATTAGGAGTGCCATATTTAAATGCTCTTAACTCTGCCATGTTACATTACATGAAGAGATGTACATTTGTTTAATTACTTGAATGCTTATGCTATTACTATTACGAAAGAGCAAAACTGAAACTGAGTGGGCAACTATAAACTCTGGTGTTTCCTAACAATTAAGAGCTTAACTTTACAACCTTGATTTTcctaatgtatttatttataatttcctagaaattagaaaacaaagtttcaggcaatttttttttttgatgacagGTATAGCTCCCCAGTCCATCTTGTATCACCTGTGGCTTTTGAACTTTAGTCTTTTAGCAGTGCAACAGAGTTAGCTGTTCTCAGAAGAAGGTTATTTTCTTACACAAGAGGTGGAACTAAAGGGTACATATGTTCAATCCTGCTTGTTTGGAAGGGGGTAAGCATCCTAGTTCTCCTGTCTCTTCACTCTTCTGTGGAGGTTAGATATAGTATAGACTTAAGTGAGGCCAGCATGCAGTAGATGGAGAAAGCTTCTGCATCTGCAGGGCTATTGGGGATGTTTGGGCCCAATGCATAAGCTCAAACTCTTGATCTTGTGCCTTTCCCACTTTGGAAACTGGAGAAGCTCCAGTCccatgtgttgtctctcctcttgcTTACTGATTTGGTGTGACTGGTTATGTTGATAGTGACAAATGTGCATTTTATCACTAGGTGTGTCAGGAGAGCCAGTGAATTCTGAAGCGCCAAAGCCTTTTGATGACACTTTGCTCCCTGAGGTACAAATTTGGTCCAGTATTTGTTTCCTTACAATATTGCATACATCTGTGGATATAGTAACTTTAGTTTAAAAGGACCAAAGAATAGGTCTTTTAACATCCCCATAAGTTAAAGTGACTGTTGCAACACTGAGATAGGCTCTTTAACGGTTTATCATAAACTGGTTTTGCCTTCCAACCTGATGAACGTACAGCCTTTGcaacacagaaagctgacttATTGTTGAGCTGGTGGGTCTCCTCCCTTTTCACCTGTATTTGGGGGTGGGAGGAAACCTTAGGATTGACACTTGGAAAAAGCTGAGCACTTTGGTCCGGATGTTTTGTCTGGTCTTCTCACTTTGGAGTCAGATAGACTGCAATGTGGGCTTCTATGCTATCTCTTTGCCAGGTTAAATTAGACAGATAAAATAGCAGACAAAACCTCCTCGTTCAGAGACTATGGATAGGAGGCCAGGAAAATGTGGCTGGAAAAGTCTAGTAGAAGGCTTGTGAGAATCACAGGAAAAAGAAGACACTTCAGAATCATACTATACTGTAATCAAGAGAGAATGGGAAATAAGAGAACAAGCAGTTACATTTGTGGTGTAATTCTAAAGCGAGAGTCCTTTATGCTACAACTTTAGTAACTGGAATGAACTGAAATGACCTGGGGAGTCCTTCCTTTGTTAGTAAAGTTACTATCTATTGCAACAGGCAGCACAAGTAAAGGGTAACTTTAGACTACGAAACATGGAAAGCAGATACTTCAGGGCCAGTGAAAAATGACCCTTTGACAGGATCCAAAGGAAAATTGAAACCTCTTATTTTGTTTTAGGCAATAGATGGACTTGGAAGCAAGCAGTTTGCTGAGGAAAATGGTCCGTCTGGAATTCTGGGATATCTTGCTGCACAGAAACATAAAGAGCTGTCAGTTTTGCTGCTGGAACTGAATGAAGCCCAGGAAGAAATAGCATTTCTGAAAGGGCAGCTCAAGGGCCCAGAAAGCCAAACTCCTGCAATTCTCCAAACAAGAGAAGAAACTAACCAGCTAGAAGATGGATCCCAGACATTCCTCCCTGAGAGGGAAGAGCAAAAGGCTTCAAATACACAAAGTGAGTTGGGCAATAGCTCATTACTGacagaaatggaaatgctgcAAATTGGTGTACTTCAGGAAAACAAGACCAGTCTTCAAGAAGTTCCCCAGGGGAGCACTGTCCCCTGCAGAGGGGAGACGGAGGTGATGCAAGAAGTCTCTGCAGCAGATCTAGAGCTTGGCAGCTCTCAATCTCAAGAGCTGCTAAGGTTGCAAAACCAAATTATGGAACTGCAGATAATTCTGCAGAAATCAGAAGAATCCTATAAGAAAGATCTGGGAGAAAAAGTTGCAGAAATAAATAGGCTAAATCACTTGGCAGAGGAATACAGAAAAAAGATAGAGGATTCTGACAGTGAATTTTGTGCTTTAGCTGAAGAAAGAGATCAGCTCCTGTGTCAGATGAAGGAACTTTCTACCATAACAGAACTGAAGGATCAAGTGAAGCAACTAGAGAAAAATCTAGCTCTTTCAGAAAAGCAGAGGCTATCAGACAGTCAGAGCAGTCTTCtgagagaacaaatccagagccttaaaaatgaatttaaatccaAAGAGATAAAAATTGAAGCTTTGCAAAAAGACTTGGATGAAGCACAGCTTCAGCTTTCTGAGCAGGACACTCAACTAAAAGGGCTGAGAAGCCAGATCCAGAAGAAGGAATGTGAAGTACTTGATCTGGAGCAACTTCTGATGAAGAACACAGCTGAGATAGAAGAGCTTTCCCAAAGCTTAGCCTCAAAGGGACTCGAAGCAGCAAGCCTAGAACAGCTTGTTGCTGAACACAAGAGGTGTATTGAGAGCCTGCAACAAACCTTGCTGGAGAaggaccaacagatgacagaGATCAGTGTCAGCATGTCTGAGAAAATGGTCCTGCTGAATGAAGAGAAATTTTCTCTAGGAAatgagctacagagtcttaaagAGCAAATGAGTCTGTTAAAAGCCAAGGAGGAAAAAGACCAAAACATAGGAGAAGCAAAAGATGCATATCTGAAATATGGGGAATCTGAGCAGCAGTATGAGACACAGGTAGCATGTAAGGAGAGAGAGGTGTTAGGAAGTGAACTCgaacttctgaaaaaagaaaatgagcaagTCAAGCGGAAGCTGCAAGCAGCACTTATCAACAGGAAGGAGCTTCTGAAGAAGGTTAGCAAATTGGAGAATGAATTAGTACAATTGAGAAGGGAGCCTGAATCAGAGACCTCAGTGGCTCAAGAACctgaaggggaagaaaatatAACAAGCAGGATAAGTGGAGAAGTGAATCCTGAAAGCCAGCCCAGGGAGGAGTATCTGATTCAACTGCTTTCTGAAAAGGAGTCTGAGTTGCAGAGCATCCGGAGGGACTTGCTGGATAAAGAAACAAATGAAGCACAGTTACAGGCAGTGATTGAGGAAATGAGGCAAAGCTTACAAGATAAGACAAACATTACTGATTCAATGAAAGCTGAAATCATGGAAAGTCAGACAGTTGCTGACAAACTAACTAAAACCAGTAAGAGCCTAAAGGattatgaagaaaatgaaaaaactaGTTTAGCAGCTACAAatcatgaagaaaaacagaaaactgctCTGAAAGAGAGAATTTCAACTCTTgaacaagaaaaagaacaacttcaaaaaaaactCCAGGAAGCCCTGGTATCTCGCAAAGACACTATAAAAAAAGCTCAAGAAAAAGATAGGCATCACAGAGAACAGCTTAAACAGCAGAAAGATGACTACAACATCCTACAAGAACAGTTTGATAAGCAAAGCAAAGAGAAGGAGAGCATCCAAGCTCAGCTCAGACAACTCCAAGAACAGAGAGGGTCAACAGAGAGTATCCCTTGTGGGAGTCAAGGTTGGTTGGATTCTTCATGCTCGGAAGCAGAAAATACTACAAACAGCAAGCTTGTACAAGTTGCAGATGTTTCTGGAGAAGAATTTAAGACAAAATTTGAGAAATTGCAGACAAAGAAAGAAGAACTGGAATATAAGGTCAGCCATATGGAAAGTGAACTTGCTTGCAAATCAGAATTAGTCTTTCATTCACAAGAGCACGTGGCACAGTTGCTTCTGGAGATAGAAGGGCTGAAGAGAACCTGTGACCAAGCTGAAGCTAAGGCAGCAAGTCTCCAGATAGAATTGGAAGAAAGTCGAGCAGAAGTTTCTAGAAAGGGCAGTCTGGAAGACCTTATGCACCAAaaagatgaagaagttgaattcCTGAAGTTGCAGCTAAGTGAGAAAAGTGAAGCACTCATTACTGTGCAGGCACAGTTGCTGGAGAAAGAAAACTCTGTCAAGACGCTGTGTAGTCAGTTGGAAGCTCAAGCTCAGGTACATGAGGAACAAAGCAAGCGACTGCAAACTGAGCTGCTTGATATTCAGCAGAAGCAAGATGTTGGTGTGGAAGAAACTAAACAAAAGAATCAAATGCAGAGAAAGTTGCAGGCTGCACTTATCTCTAGAAAAGAGGCACTGAAGGAGAGCAAGTCTCTAAAAGAGGAGCTGGCTAATGCTAAAACAACTATTGAAAGTCTTTCTGTCAAGTTGACAAACATGGAAAGCCAAATATGTGGCCATGTTAAAGAAACAGATAATTTAACAGGAAAGTTAGCAAGTCTCGCAGAAGAACGAGAAAAACTTATTTCAGAAGTTGATAAGGCACTTGCAGAAAATCAGAATCTTGATGGATGTTGTAAAAACCTGAAGCTGACTCTGGAAGGAGTTGCTCAagagaaggagcagctggagaaggAGATGGAATTGCTGAAATGTTCTCAGGCTGCTGAGAATTCTGAGCGGCATGAGAAATATATGGATCTTCAAAAAGAATATGAAACTCTCCTGCAGTCCTATGAGAATGTAAGTAATGAGGTTGAGCGGATTCAGCGTGTTTTGGAAACTGTTAGgcaggaaaagcaggaaatttTCATTAAGCTGAAAAGTGTtgaagcaaaaaaagaagaaacagataaGCAGCTGCAGGAGGCTGGACAGGAAATAGATGGAATGAAGGAGAAAATGAGGAAATTTGCAAAATCAAAGCAACAAAAGATCCTAGAACTAGAGGAAGAGAATGAGAAGCTCAGAGCAGAGATGCATTTTACAGATAGAGACCTACACAGAACTGGAAATGCAGCTTTCATGACAAATACTAGCCTGAAAGAAGATCTGGAGAGTTCTAGAAAAGATTACCAGTCTCTTTCTACTCAGCTTGAGACAGTAATGATGGAAAAGGAATCCCTTGCTCAGGAGATCAGAGAGTTAAAGGATCACTTGCAGTTCACGGAATCTAAACtaaaggaaagcagagaaatggTAGACAAGTATGTTGCCCAAAagacagcagaggaagaaaaaaatcaggcaatTGCCACCATGTCACCAGTGGAAGGGACTGAAAATCAAGTGGACTTAAATGTTAGTCTGGAGTCCCATACTGCAGAGCTGGAACAGAAAGCATTTGAAGGTAGCAGCCCATATGAAGATCTTGATACCTACATACAACAGGTAGCTCAGCTCACAGAGCGAATTGCAGAACTGGAAGAGAACAGGAGGGCTTCAGAGCAACAGCTCAGCAACATTCACATGAGTGTTGAGACTTTAGCAGATGAGAAGAGGGCTTTAGAGACCCAAATGGAAGTGAAAGTCCATGAATTGAATGCTCTCCAGGACACAGTAGTGAAGATGGAACAAAcactacaaaaaaacaaagaggagCTCATCAGAATGACAGAACAGAAGAATACCTTAGAAGCAGAGAAGGATGACTTGGAAGAAAGGCTCATGAATCAGCTAGCAGAACTTAATGGAAGCATTGGAAACTATCAACAAGATGCAACAGACTTCCAGATCAAAAATGAACAACTGAAACATGAGCTCCAGAGTCTGCAGAGAATGATGCATGAACTGGAGGAGGAGAAATGTCAGAtggcaaaggaaaaaagtaaagcaagttcagaaaagcaaaaggaatttGTAGAAAAGCTAAAATGCACTTGGAAGGGAGACAACAGCACACATGTAAAGGAGCTTCAGGAATTgctgaaacagaaacagcaggagATCAAGCAGCTGCAAAAGGACTGTATTAAAAGCCAGGAAAAGATCAGTAGTCTAGAAAGAACTGTTAAAGCTCTGGAATTTGTCCAAAGTGAGTCTCAGAAAGAGCTAGAAGCAGCCAAAGAGAATTTCGCTAAAGCAGTTGAAGACACCAAGAAAGCCCAAGCAGAGCTTGCTTTCTGCAGAGTAGTACTGGATGACACTCAGAGCGAGGCAGCGAGGGCTCTAGCAGAGCACGTCAAAATGAAAGAGGAGTTGCAGGCAAACAAAGAGAATATTAAaattcaaatgaagaaaaaggatgaGGACTTTGAGAGAAGACTGGAACAGGAAAAAGACAAGCactcaaaggaaattaaaaacatggaagaaaagcTGTCAACTTTGCAGAGGGAGAAAGACTATCTGGAAAAAACTGTTTGTGATATTCAAGACTCCTTGCAGACAAAAGATCAAGAAGCCAAACAATTGGAAGGCAGCCTAACCAAAACACTAGCCCAGCTTGCAGCCTTCACTAGGAGCATGTCATCTCTTCAGGATGACAGGGATAGAGTGATAGATGAATCCAAAACATGGGAGAAGAAATTCACTGAGACtattcaaaagaaagaagaagaaatacgTTCAAAAGAGGAGACTTGTGTTGTTCTAAAGGACCAGATGAAGCAGATGACCATACATGTGGAAGAACTTCAGATTCATATATCCAGGTAAAGGGAAGAAGGTGGTGATGATGAAGCTGGTACTATTGTATGTCCCTTGGACAAGGCAGCAGCTAGTGGTGAGACAGGACAGAATCGCAGAATAGCTGAAGctagaagagacctctggagctAATCTAGTCCAACCCGCTGCTCAGGTAGGGTctcctagagcaggttgcccaggactgcgtTCAGTtgtattttgaatatctccaaggatggagactccacaacctctctgggcaacctgtttctgtcaccctcac from Apteryx mantelli isolate bAptMan1 chromosome 1, bAptMan1.hap1, whole genome shotgun sequence includes:
- the GOLGB1 gene encoding golgin subfamily B member 1 isoform X4, translated to MLFHYEQLQTQNAGSEVKLQDFQTPEDSASSVDCFSRSRGVSGEPVNSEAPKPFDDTLLPEAIDGLGSKQFAEENGPSGILGYLAAQKHKELSVLLLELNEAQEEIAFLKGQLKGPESQTPAILQTREETNQLEDGSQTFLPEREEQKASNTQSELGNSSLLTEMEMLQIGVLQENKTSLQEVPQGSTVPCRGETEVMQEVSAADLELGSSQSQELLRLQNQIMELQIILQKSEESYKKDLGEKVAEINRLNHLAEEYRKKIEDSDSEFCALAEERDQLLCQMKELSTITELKDQVKQLEKNLALSEKQRLSDSQSSLLREQIQSLKNEFKSKEIKIEALQKDLDEAQLQLSEQDTQLKGLRSQIQKKECEVLDLEQLLMKNTAEIEELSQSLASKGLEAASLEQLVAEHKRCIESLQQTLLEKDQQMTEISVSMSEKMVLLNEEKFSLGNELQSLKEQMSLLKAKEEKDQNIGEAKDAYLKYGESEQQYETQVACKEREVLGSELELLKKENEQVKRKLQAALINRKELLKKVSKLENELVQLRREPESETSVAQEPEGEENITSRISGEVNPESQPREEYLIQLLSEKESELQSIRRDLLDKETNEAQLQAVIEEMRQSLQDKTNITDSMKAEIMESQTVADKLTKTSKSLKDYEENEKTSLAATNHEEKQKTALKERISTLEQEKEQLQKKLQEALVSRKDTIKKAQEKDRHHREQLKQQKDDYNILQEQFDKQSKEKESIQAQLRQLQEQRGSTESIPCGSQGWLDSSCSEAENTTNSKLVQVADVSGEEFKTKFEKLQTKKEELEYKVSHMESELACKSELVFHSQEHVAQLLLEIEGLKRTCDQAEAKAASLQIELEESRAEVSRKGSLEDLMHQKDEEVEFLKLQLSEKSEALITVQAQLLEKENSVKTLCSQLEAQAQVHEEQSKRLQTELLDIQQKQDVGVEETKQKNQMQRKLQAALISRKEALKESKSLKEELANAKTTIESLSVKLTNMESQICGHVKETDNLTGKLASLAEEREKLISEVDKALAENQNLDGCCKNLKLTLEGVAQEKEQLEKEMELLKCSQAAENSERHEKYMDLQKEYETLLQSYENVSNEVERIQRVLETVRQEKQEIFIKLKSVEAKKEETDKQLQEAGQEIDGMKEKMRKFAKSKQQKILELEEENEKLRAEMHFTDRDLHRTGNAAFMTNTSLKEDLESSRKDYQSLSTQLETVMMEKESLAQEIRELKDHLQFTESKLKESREMVDKYVAQKTAEEEKNQAIATMSPVEGTENQVDLNVSLESHTAELEQKAFEGSSPYEDLDTYIQQVAQLTERIAELEENRRASEQQLSNIHMSVETLADEKRALETQMEVKVHELNALQDTVVKMEQTLQKNKEELIRMTEQKNTLEAEKDDLEERLMNQLAELNGSIGNYQQDATDFQIKNEQLKHELQSLQRMMHELEEEKCQMAKEKSKASSEKQKEFVEKLKCTWKGDNSTHVKELQELLKQKQQEIKQLQKDCIKSQEKISSLERTVKALEFVQSESQKELEAAKENFAKAVEDTKKAQAELAFCRVVLDDTQSEAARALAEHVKMKEELQANKENIKIQMKKKDEDFERRLEQEKDKHSKEIKNMEEKLSTLQREKDYLEKTVCDIQDSLQTKDQEAKQLEGSLTKTLAQLAAFTRSMSSLQDDRDRVIDESKTWEKKFTETIQKKEEEIRSKEETCVVLKDQMKQMTIHVEELQIHISRLERDKQDCESGSKREIQHYQKTCEILQEEKKELLAQLEGSQKLYKESQNEQQKLESEIRTLRDQLADLQNSFTKCELVREELEGMVKQQETSIQNFKFSCEQLKADLQASKDLTNKLHEEISAKDQKIISLLSAKEEAVMAALSELQQQHSEEMKELEQRLSKEEEGKKALENEKKKFLDKLDHLTEKMKISREECKQQKAQLDSFTKSMSSLQDDRDRVLRDYKQLEERHLVIILEKDQLIQEAASENNKLKEEIRNFHSKMDDLHSENAKLDAELVRYREDLNQVISIKDSQQKQLLKTQLQRIQTLEKEKAIVEAQLKESEHTQDNLRECMEVLKEDKARMSQKVETLTSSLSQVQGEMTALCEGGPIMECQVQLKDREEEAQELSHKLALSQKRITELEGELACVQRDAAIRVEEAEDRLRKELKHLHHDAGIMRNETETAEERVAELAQDLMEMEQKFLAVTEENKDLRAQIQSFGKSMSSLQDSWDQTNEELQVLKQKYSADLEEHQNLMQNLQKQVVQLQEEQNSTARDRDAARSELTELQKAADERGLLTQVEKLNQKLRVKDDELLHLSSELESSSNQVKSFSKAMVSLQDERDRLLNELDKTRKTEEVKQQAAGSTFSTPSEVQSLKKALSSLQNDRDRLVRELKNLQQQYIQVGVETAENSRLKAQLQEYQQEADKQHHLQEQLKQESIFYQQELQQLRQEKTSWEKQSSSIKEQYLMVIADKDQQLSHLQRIMQEMRLPLSKSEIVEEQYQKKISPELLRRDFSSLEAETKLLQAQLSDTLKELHQKELRIQQLNSKLSQVFEEKNALSLQLRGSSRNISESHQHYNEVLNRCLVLEKQLQELQLPDKGVELFATDAAPGAPQEKNELQREGYTPELQELQLRLSETEHLHSSTKQDLRYLEEQLEEERDRRLAVEEALSAAQDQIRRLESSEWTSSLSTSINMTPGHERSLLIDSMDNTLNKTRHIPGLWRLLRSLFCSRTHLPLLAAVYLLVLHILLFLCFTGHL